A stretch of Bacteroidales bacterium DNA encodes these proteins:
- a CDS encoding glycosyltransferase family 4 protein, which produces MSDKFLHIVSFDIPYPVNYGGVIDVYYKIEALHKKGIKVILHNFKYGGRKEEPILNNICHKVYYYPRFNNKTAILSNKPYIVESRSSQKLLNRLASDDYPILFEGLHSCLYLNNERIIHKKRFVRTHNIEHEYYKGLASAEKNPLKTLYFLSESKKLKLFEKKLAKASGILSISKNDELYFKEINPNCCTISAFHPSNQVNINCELGKYALYHGSLDVSENNKAALFLINEVFNNINYPLTIAGNKPSKELKNAAKNSKNIKLLSNLKEEDFAKLISEAQINILPTFQATGVKLKLLLALHNGKHIIVNDPMVQNTGLESLCHIANSAQEIKNKISELAEKNIDEIEIEKRKNILLNGIFSNEQNVIKLIDIIFS; this is translated from the coding sequence ATGTCGGATAAATTTTTACATATCGTTTCTTTTGATATTCCGTATCCTGTGAATTATGGCGGAGTGATTGATGTATATTATAAAATAGAAGCCCTGCACAAAAAAGGAATAAAAGTTATACTTCATAATTTTAAATATGGCGGACGAAAAGAAGAGCCAATATTAAACAATATTTGCCACAAAGTTTATTATTATCCGAGATTTAACAACAAAACCGCCATTTTATCAAACAAACCATATATTGTGGAATCTCGTTCATCTCAAAAGCTGCTCAACAGGCTCGCTTCAGACGATTATCCAATTTTGTTTGAGGGATTACACTCATGCTTATATTTAAACAATGAACGAATAATTCATAAAAAAAGATTTGTTCGCACTCACAATATTGAGCATGAATACTACAAAGGACTTGCAAGTGCTGAAAAAAATCCATTGAAAACCTTATATTTTTTAAGCGAATCAAAAAAATTGAAATTATTTGAAAAAAAATTGGCAAAAGCAAGTGGCATCTTAAGTATTTCAAAAAATGACGAATTGTATTTTAAAGAAATAAATCCCAATTGCTGCACTATAAGCGCTTTTCATCCTTCAAACCAAGTTAATATTAATTGCGAATTAGGTAAATACGCACTGTATCACGGCAGCCTTGATGTAAGCGAAAACAACAAAGCTGCTCTTTTTTTGATTAACGAAGTATTTAATAACATAAATTATCCACTAACAATTGCTGGAAACAAGCCTAGCAAAGAGTTGAAAAATGCTGCTAAAAACTCAAAAAATATAAAACTGCTTTCAAACCTAAAAGAAGAAGATTTTGCTAAACTTATTTCAGAAGCTCAGATAAATATTTTGCCTACATTTCAAGCAACAGGAGTGAAATTAAAATTGCTTTTGGCTCTACATAATGGAAAGCACATTATTGTAAATGACCCAATGGTGCAAAACACTGGGCTGGAATCACTTTGCCATATTGCAAATTCAGCTCAGGAAATAAAAAATAAAATAAGCGAATTAGCCGAAAAAAACATTGATGAAATTGAAATAGAAAAGCGTAAAAATATTTTGCTTAACGGCATTTTCAGCAATGAACAAAATGTAATTAAGCTAATTGACATTATTTTTAGCTGA
- a CDS encoding glycosyltransferase family 4 protein gives MKIISVVITDLVTDQRVHRSCLLMHNMGYDVKLIGRILPNSLPMPKRDYKCKRVRLPFTKGPAFYASFNIYLFFKLLFSSFDAVWANDLDTLLACRLVSKLRRKKLIFDSHEYFTEVPELIDRPRVKNFWKRIERKIVPKLPFMITVNDSIANLFNQEYNIPVIAVRNIPLKIKDVNYKTRAELNLPEDKKILIIQGSGINIHRGAEEAVFAMKNIENAILLIIGGGDVFPKLKEIVKNEKLENKVFLLPKLKREELIHYTAAADIGLTLDKNASINHLYSLPNKIFDYIQAGIAVLGTNLPEIANIINKYNVGITIEKNEVDLLTETLNKMLSDEKNILIWKKNSILASEELCWENESKVLSTKIKEYVG, from the coding sequence ATGAAGATAATTTCTGTAGTAATAACGGATTTAGTAACGGATCAGCGTGTACATCGTTCTTGTTTGCTAATGCACAACATGGGATACGATGTAAAACTCATAGGCAGAATTTTGCCTAACAGCCTACCTATGCCAAAAAGAGATTATAAATGCAAAAGAGTTAGACTACCATTCACGAAAGGACCTGCTTTTTATGCTTCTTTTAATATTTATCTTTTTTTCAAACTATTATTTTCTTCATTTGATGCGGTTTGGGCAAATGACCTAGATACTCTTTTAGCTTGCAGATTGGTTTCTAAGTTAAGACGAAAAAAGCTAATTTTTGATAGCCATGAGTATTTTACTGAAGTTCCTGAATTGATAGACAGACCTCGCGTGAAAAATTTTTGGAAAAGAATCGAAAGGAAAATTGTTCCAAAACTGCCTTTTATGATTACAGTTAATGATTCCATCGCAAATTTATTTAATCAAGAATATAATATTCCGGTAATTGCAGTGCGGAATATACCATTAAAAATTAAAGATGTAAATTATAAAACACGAGCAGAACTCAATCTACCGGAAGATAAAAAAATATTAATTATTCAAGGAAGTGGCATAAATATACACAGAGGTGCTGAAGAAGCTGTATTTGCAATGAAAAATATAGAAAATGCTATACTGCTAATTATTGGCGGCGGCGATGTTTTTCCTAAATTAAAAGAAATTGTAAAAAATGAAAAATTAGAAAATAAAGTTTTTTTACTTCCAAAACTAAAACGTGAAGAGCTAATTCATTATACAGCAGCAGCGGATATTGGACTAACTCTTGATAAAAACGCAAGTATCAACCACCTATACAGCTTGCCTAACAAAATTTTTGATTACATCCAAGCTGGAATTGCTGTGTTAGGCACAAATCTGCCGGAAATTGCAAATATTATAAATAAATATAATGTTGGCATTACTATAGAAAAAAATGAAGTAGATTTACTAACTGAAACATTAAATAAAATGTTGTCTGATGAAAAAAATATATTAATTTGGAAGAAAAATTCTATTTTAGCTTCTGAAGAACTATGCTGGGAAAACGAATCAAAGGTTCTAAGCACGAAAATTAAAGAATATGTCGGATAA
- a CDS encoding PAS domain-containing protein, translating to MNWYNELPLAITVSDKNGKILYMNNKSKNTFEKNGESLIGKSLFDCHGEKAKQKILELISTEGTNAYTIEKQGVKKLIYQCPWRENGEFMGLIELSIVLPEAMPHFVRK from the coding sequence ATGAATTGGTATAATGAACTTCCGCTTGCAATAACTGTTTCAGATAAAAATGGGAAAATACTTTATATGAATAATAAATCTAAAAATACTTTTGAAAAAAATGGCGAAAGTTTGATTGGTAAATCGCTTTTTGACTGTCATGGAGAAAAAGCAAAGCAGAAAATTTTGGAATTGATAAGCACCGAAGGCACAAATGCTTATACTATTGAAAAGCAAGGTGTGAAAAAATTAATTTATCAATGTCCGTGGCGTGAAAATGGTGAATTTATGGGGTTAATAGAGCTTTCAATAGTATTACCGGAAGCAATGCCTCATTTTGTTAGAAAATAA
- a CDS encoding transketolase, producing the protein MSEIEKLKNYAKSLRISVIKSLSAAGSGHLGGSLGLADIFSVLYFRVLKHRPQEPNWSGRDRLYLSIGHVAPVLYAALAEAGYFDKEELLTLRKLGSRLQGHPGKDHGLPGIELSAGSLGQGLGVAVGAAIGLKLQKNDARVFAVLGDGELQEGSVWEAAMSAAHHKLNNLIAIVDRNGLQIDGETENVMALEPLKMKWEAHNWNVIETNGNDIAALINAFDSLDTNKPNVIIAKTIMGKGVAEIENDYKWHGKVPSKDEAEKFIAGLS; encoded by the coding sequence ATGTCAGAAATAGAAAAATTAAAGAATTATGCAAAATCACTAAGAATATCTGTGATAAAATCATTGTCTGCTGCTGGTAGCGGACATTTGGGCGGGTCTTTGGGTTTGGCAGATATTTTTTCTGTATTGTATTTTCGTGTGTTAAAGCACCGTCCACAAGAACCAAATTGGAGTGGGAGAGACAGATTGTATTTAAGCATTGGTCATGTTGCTCCAGTACTTTACGCAGCATTGGCAGAAGCTGGTTATTTTGATAAAGAAGAATTGCTAACATTGCGTAAATTGGGTTCACGCTTGCAGGGACATCCGGGAAAGGATCATGGTTTGCCCGGAATTGAATTATCGGCAGGGTCTTTGGGACAAGGTTTAGGTGTTGCTGTAGGAGCTGCAATAGGTTTGAAACTTCAAAAAAATGATGCTCGTGTTTTTGCAGTGCTTGGAGATGGCGAATTGCAAGAGGGCAGCGTTTGGGAAGCCGCAATGAGTGCAGCTCATCATAAATTAAATAATTTAATAGCAATTGTTGATAGGAATGGTTTGCAAATTGATGGAGAAACAGAAAACGTGATGGCATTGGAACCTCTGAAAATGAAGTGGGAAGCGCATAATTGGAATGTAATTGAAACAAATGGAAATGATATTGCGGCTCTAATAAACGCTTTTGATTCGTTAGATACAAACAAGCCAAATGTAATTATTGCTAAAACCATTATGGGTAAAGGAGTTGCTGAAATAGAAAACGACTACAAATGGCATGGAAAAGTTCCATCAAAAGATGAAGCCGAAAAATTTATTGCGGGGTTGAGTTAA
- a CDS encoding fumarylacetoacetate hydrolase family protein encodes MKIICIGRNYLDHIREMNSDIPTSPVFFMKSENALIYNDLPFFIPDFSSNIEYECELVIRICKMGKMIDEKFAHKYYDAVSLGIDFTARDLQKKCIQNGEPWEIAKAFDSSAPVGKFIDLKPDFLTNGINFKLEKNGITVQKSNSNNMIFSFNKIISHLSKYITLKTGDIIFTGTPQGVGKVEKDDLLTGWIEDELILSVSVK; translated from the coding sequence TTGAAAATTATTTGCATAGGACGAAATTATTTAGACCACATCAGGGAAATGAATTCTGATATTCCTACTTCCCCTGTGTTTTTCATGAAAAGCGAAAATGCTCTTATTTATAATGATTTGCCGTTCTTTATTCCAGATTTTTCAAGCAATATTGAATATGAATGCGAATTAGTGATTCGTATTTGCAAAATGGGAAAAATGATTGATGAAAAATTTGCCCACAAATATTATGATGCTGTTTCATTAGGTATAGACTTCACTGCACGCGACTTACAAAAAAAATGTATTCAAAATGGAGAGCCTTGGGAAATTGCCAAAGCCTTTGATTCTTCAGCTCCTGTAGGTAAATTCATTGACTTGAAACCTGATTTTTTAACAAATGGCATCAATTTTAAATTAGAAAAAAACGGCATCACGGTGCAAAAAAGCAATAGCAATAACATGATTTTTTCTTTTAATAAAATAATATCTCATCTTTCTAAATACATAACTTTAAAAACAGGAGACATTATTTTTACAGGCACACCACAAGGTGTAGGCAAAGTAGAAAAAGATGATTTGCTAACCGGCTGGATTGAAGACGAATTAATTTTGTCAGTTTCTGTTAAATAA
- a CDS encoding 3'-5' exonuclease gives MKIKLHKPLTVFDIESTGVVVGIDKIVEIYALRIDPDYSEHEFYAMLNPGMPIPAATTAIHGITDKDVKDKPFFKDIAHKLIAFLANSDLAGYNSNKFDVPLLIEEFLRADIDFDYSKRRFIDVMGIFHKMEPRNLKAAYKFYCGKTLVNAHSADADTKATWEILNEQIKKYENVEIEDENGNMITPIVNDVAELSKFSKTNRNADLVGHIVFDNNDVEVFAFGKYKGQSVEAVFEKEPQYFDWMMKSQFPLSTKKLIRAIKLRKLNNNLLF, from the coding sequence ATGAAAATTAAATTACATAAACCTTTAACTGTTTTTGATATTGAATCTACTGGAGTTGTGGTTGGAATTGATAAAATTGTTGAAATTTATGCATTGCGAATTGACCCCGACTATTCAGAACACGAGTTTTATGCAATGCTAAATCCAGGAATGCCTATACCAGCAGCCACCACAGCCATTCATGGTATTACTGACAAAGATGTAAAAGACAAACCTTTTTTTAAAGATATTGCTCATAAATTAATTGCTTTTTTGGCTAATAGCGACCTTGCTGGTTATAACAGCAATAAGTTTGATGTGCCACTTTTGATAGAAGAATTTCTTAGAGCCGATATTGATTTTGATTATTCTAAACGCAGATTTATAGACGTAATGGGCATTTTTCATAAAATGGAACCTCGAAACCTTAAAGCTGCTTATAAATTTTATTGCGGAAAAACCTTAGTTAATGCCCACTCTGCTGATGCTGATACTAAAGCTACATGGGAAATTCTTAACGAACAAATAAAAAAATACGAAAATGTAGAAATCGAAGACGAAAATGGAAACATGATTACTCCTATTGTTAACGATGTTGCAGAACTTAGTAAATTCTCAAAAACCAATAGAAATGCAGATTTGGTAGGACATATAGTTTTCGATAATAATGATGTAGAAGTTTTTGCATTTGGGAAATACAAAGGTCAGTCTGTTGAAGCTGTTTTTGAGAAAGAGCCTCAATATTTCGACTGGATGATGAAAAGCCAATTTCCATTAAGCACAAAAAAACTTATTAGAGCTATTAAATTGAGAAAACTCAATAATAATTTGCTTTTTTAA
- a CDS encoding phospho-sugar mutase produces MENKIQLWLTGLYDEETKKEIIRLQKEDPNELKEAFYRDLDFGTGGLRGIMGVGPNRMNKYTVGAATQGLANYLKKSFPDTKISVAIAYDSRINSQFFANITADVLSANNINVFLFDNLRPTPELSFAVRHLKCQSGIVITASHNPKEYNGYKVYWSDGGQLVPPHDKNVIAAVREVDDVKKINFNRNKELVFSIGDEIDEIYLNKIQQLALSPDKIKENANLPIVYTPLHGAGVNLVPRILKKIGFNNIIHVEEQDVIDGNFPTVKSPNPEERSALEMAISKAEKTNAELILATDPDADRVGVGVRDKNGKYILLNGNQTASLLSYYVLLRLKETNKLPQNPMMVKTIVTTELLSEIAKDFGVKMYNVLTGFKYIAEIIRLKENEEKFIGGGEESYGYLFADFVRDKDAVMSCCLIADMAAWAASQNKNLLDILDDIYSKYGYYAESLISITKKGINGQLEIENIMKNFRENPPKKIANSDVVIIKDYKLGKSHNVKENVSTEIDLPKSNVLQFILDDKSCITVRPSGTEPKIKFYFSAISSLKGSEGSTQVKERIKEIENDFKNV; encoded by the coding sequence ATGGAAAACAAAATACAACTATGGCTTACCGGCTTGTACGATGAAGAAACGAAAAAAGAAATAATTCGCTTACAAAAAGAAGATCCTAATGAACTAAAAGAAGCCTTTTACAGAGATTTAGATTTTGGAACGGGTGGACTTCGAGGTATTATGGGTGTTGGTCCAAACAGAATGAATAAATATACTGTTGGAGCAGCTACTCAAGGTCTTGCTAACTATTTGAAAAAATCATTTCCAGATACAAAAATATCTGTTGCTATCGCTTACGATTCTCGTATAAACAGCCAATTTTTTGCTAATATTACTGCTGATGTGCTTTCTGCCAATAATATAAATGTATTTTTATTTGACAACCTAAGACCTACGCCAGAACTATCTTTCGCCGTGCGTCATTTGAAATGCCAGTCCGGAATTGTTATTACTGCTTCGCATAATCCAAAAGAATACAATGGCTATAAAGTTTATTGGAGCGACGGAGGTCAATTAGTGCCACCACATGACAAAAATGTAATTGCCGCTGTTAGAGAAGTTGATGATGTGAAAAAAATAAATTTTAATAGAAATAAAGAACTCGTCTTCTCAATTGGTGATGAAATTGATGAAATTTATTTGAATAAAATTCAGCAACTTGCTCTTTCTCCCGACAAAATCAAAGAAAATGCCAATTTACCTATTGTTTACACACCTTTGCATGGTGCAGGAGTAAATCTTGTTCCTAGAATATTGAAGAAAATTGGTTTTAACAATATTATCCACGTAGAAGAACAAGATGTTATTGACGGGAACTTCCCTACTGTAAAATCACCTAATCCTGAAGAGCGCTCAGCCTTGGAAATGGCTATTTCAAAAGCTGAAAAAACTAATGCAGAGCTAATTTTAGCAACCGACCCTGATGCAGATAGAGTCGGAGTTGGAGTTAGAGATAAAAATGGAAAATATATTTTGCTAAATGGCAATCAAACAGCTTCTCTTTTATCCTATTACGTGCTATTAAGGCTTAAAGAAACAAATAAATTACCACAAAACCCTATGATGGTTAAAACTATTGTTACAACTGAGCTTTTATCAGAAATAGCCAAGGATTTTGGAGTGAAAATGTATAATGTTTTAACTGGTTTTAAATATATTGCTGAAATTATTAGGCTAAAAGAAAATGAAGAGAAATTTATAGGCGGTGGTGAAGAAAGCTACGGCTATCTTTTTGCTGATTTTGTCAGAGATAAAGATGCGGTTATGTCTTGCTGCTTAATTGCTGATATGGCGGCTTGGGCAGCTTCGCAAAATAAAAACCTATTAGATATTCTTGATGATATCTACAGCAAATACGGATATTATGCCGAAAGTTTGATATCTATTACTAAAAAAGGAATTAACGGACAACTTGAAATTGAAAACATAATGAAAAATTTCAGAGAAAATCCGCCTAAAAAAATTGCAAATTCCGATGTAGTTATTATAAAAGATTACAAACTTGGAAAAAGTCATAATGTTAAAGAAAATGTTTCCACCGAAATTGACCTGCCAAAATCCAATGTTTTGCAATTTATTCTTGATGATAAAAGCTGTATAACTGTTAGACCATCAGGTACAGAGCCGAAAATAAAATTTTATTTCAGTGCGATTTCATCACTTAAAGGTTCAGAAGGTTCAACACAAGTGAAAGAAAGAATTAAAGAAATCGAAAATGATTTTAAAAATGTTTAA
- the rfbD gene encoding dTDP-4-dehydrorhamnose reductase gives MKTILVTGANGQLGNELKKLSANHKSYNFVFTDLPEVDLTNADELNIFLKKINPDIIINTAAYTAVDLAESNVETANNVNVNAVANIAKYCSYHNCFLIHFSTDFVFDGLSSIPYIETDSANPTSVYGKTKYDGEKEIFLNTKKAAIIRTSWLYGNYGNNFMKTMLKLGKEKEVVSVVFDQIGTPTWSADLAETVLKLTDKIDNISNVELFHYSNEGVASWYDFTHEIFNLSNTKAKLIPVETKDFMRPAKRPAYSVLNKSKIKNFLNIDIPHWKDSLKKCIENELSNK, from the coding sequence TTTGTTTTTACCGATTTGCCAGAAGTTGATCTCACAAACGCTGATGAACTCAATATTTTCCTAAAAAAAATAAACCCTGATATTATTATTAACACTGCTGCTTATACAGCCGTTGACCTTGCTGAATCGAATGTGGAAACTGCTAATAATGTGAATGTTAACGCAGTTGCGAATATCGCAAAATATTGCAGCTATCACAATTGCTTTTTAATTCATTTTTCAACAGACTTTGTTTTCGATGGATTAAGCTCTATTCCTTATATTGAAACTGATTCAGCAAACCCTACTTCTGTTTACGGTAAAACAAAATATGATGGCGAAAAAGAAATTTTTCTAAATACAAAAAAAGCTGCTATCATTAGAACATCATGGCTATATGGCAATTATGGAAATAATTTCATGAAAACAATGCTGAAATTAGGCAAAGAAAAGGAAGTTGTTTCAGTTGTTTTCGACCAAATTGGCACTCCTACGTGGTCTGCTGACCTTGCCGAAACAGTTTTAAAACTAACTGACAAAATAGACAATATTAGCAACGTTGAATTATTCCATTATTCAAATGAAGGAGTGGCTTCTTGGTATGATTTTACTCACGAGATTTTCAATCTTTCGAACACAAAAGCAAAATTAATACCCGTTGAAACAAAAGATTTTATGCGACCTGCAAAACGACCAGCATATAGTGTTTTAAATAAATCGAAAATAAAAAACTTTTTAAATATTGACATTCCTCATTGGAAAGACAGTTTGAAAAAGTGTATAGAAAATGAATTGTCAAATAAATAA